The Numenius arquata chromosome 11, bNumArq3.hap1.1, whole genome shotgun sequence genomic interval TTACACTCCATGGAGGTCGGCGGTTCCCAGTAGTGACCTGCGCTGGAGCACAGTGATCCCGGGCGTGAGTAGTGCTGAGATGTTGGATGAAAGGtcttggagggatgcagggggtgCTTCGGTGCCGTGATGCCTCATGGCAGGGTGGTCACACGTGCAGTGAATGGTACCGCTTGACAGTATTGCATCTGGCTTTGCTATTCTGCTGGCGAGAAAACCAAGGGCAGCCTCTGTTTGGTACTGTTTGAGATGCATCTTCTTGTAGATCGAAGCATCGTCTGGTTGGTGTGTAATGAAAAAGCTGGGTATAATTTATAATAGCACTGTTGGCATAATTAAGTGTCAAAAGAAACGCATGGAATAAAACCCTAAAGCATATTTCAGGATTTAAGGGAAACAATGGATTTTCTGTGTGAAACGGTGATATTcttcagcaaaaataattttctgcagagATTCTAATTAGAAATGGATGCGAGGATATCATGgagaaaaaattagttttgatGAAAACGTTCAGGTCAGCAATATTCATAATTCCTTCATTAACCAGGCAGTAATAACTCAAAGTAAAATGCTCTTCCAGTAGCTATTCAGGGTCAAGGTAGTGACTTTGTTAAGAGGGACAGAGCTGGTGGGTGATATTCACGTTGGCTTTGGCTTTAAGCAGTAAGGTAGGAGGCCATTTCTCAGGCTTGATTGCTGCTCCTGTTCAGGATGTCCACACGTTTGCTGCTTAGTGNNNNNNNNNNNNNNNNNNNNNNNNNNNNNNNNNNNNNNNNNNNNNNNNNNNNNNNNNNNNNNNNNNNNNNNNNNNNNNNNNNNNNNNNNNNNNNNNNNNNNNNNNNNNNNNNNNNNNNNNNNNNNNNNNNNNNNNNNNNNNNNNNNNNNNNNNNNNNNNNNNNNNNNNNNNNNNNNNNNNNNNNNNNNNNNNNNNNNNNNGGTAGACACAGTTAATGTATAAGGGAaaggctgcaggagcagaagtTCCTGGTGGCTGCTGAGCACCCTTTGGGTCAGCTTGTAGGATCGATGCCTTTGTCAATGAATATTAAGGGACCGGTTGGGAGCTGCAAGCACAGGGTTTCTTGTCCCCCTTCTTGCTGTGTGCCACATCCAGGGGCAGATGTTCttcagggctcagcactggcagctccacGGCTCTGCAGAGTGATGGATGTCCAGGAGCTGCCATGTCCCAGGACTTTGCTCCAGAGGTGGCTCTGGGCTTTGCCTCGGGGGCTGGTGGGCTTCCTagctctgctccctgcttgtCCCTACCAGGCATTTCATTTGTTCTGCAGAGGCAATacggctgctgctggagaaatcTAATTAgtcttaaatataaaatatatttaaaaaacctcTGCTTTCCTTATGGCTTCAGCACACTTAATacaattttaatacatttttgatTGGTTTCTGATTTCCCTATGGGAGAACATGAATTTAAATTTTCTGGCCTCGTTTAGTTGGGTTTTTGCACTGGGGCAGCTCAGCTGACGCCATTGCAAGGGTGCTGCTGTGGTGATGGTGGGTGCAGATCCTGCACCACCACGGACTGGGACTGAGCTGGGTGTGAAGCAGGGAGCTGGTGTGTTGCTGTCACTCTGTGCATTGCCATGTTGACCTTCAAGATGCAACACTGTAGAGGTGGTGGCTACCTTGGCTGGTTCCTTGCCCCAGCAGTAATGCCCAGTCCACATGCCAGTCATGGTGTCACTGCTGTCCTTGGGTCTCTCCAGGTGGAGGAGCTCAAGCCTGCGTAGGCTCAGTTATCACTAAGCACTAGTGGGGGGCTGCATGAAACCTGCAGGTAGCGCAGGAGACCAGCATCAGTCTGGCTCCATGGAAGTTTAATTTGGGGCTGTCTTGAAAAATCACTGCCTTCATCTCTAATGCACCCCATCTGTTTGCTGGGGCACCAGCTTCTAAAGTGAACCGATTAAATACCTGAGGTCTGCTGCCCTCACCACCCTCCCTGTGTGTGCTGTGGAGATTGCTGGAGTCTGAGCACAGCATTTTCCCCAACTACATCCTGAGTTGACTTGACTTCTGAGCTCTAGTAACATCGGTTGAAGTTGCCTAATGAGACCTGTAATGACCTGTCCTTGCAAGATGGGGACATCTTTGGATGGCACAGCTTGCAGCAGCATTACTTGAGCAGTTTCCTGGCTTGCATCAgtccctggcttttttttttttttttttttcagaaaaacgtTTATGCTCCTAGTTCTCCAGGGTGTCTGCCCAAATTCAGCCACTGCTGCCTTCAATTCAGGTCTGCTCTTACTTTAGCCATAGTAGCTGCTCTGAATATAGCATAAAGACTCCAGCCTCTGCTTCTGACTAGCACATGGTTAATAATCTATCAGTGAGGTTTTGTCTTTGCAGCAAACTGGGTTGCAGGCACAAAGGTCCTTCTGCCAGAGGACTCACTGTGGGGACTAGGAGATATGAAGTGCCCAGCTTTCAGGCAATGGAGTCCTCTTACAAGATGAAAGAAATAGCAATTTGTCTCTTCGTCTTTTTCAAGAGGAGTTCCCTGGATGCTTTTTACTCGGCATATCCCATACACTGTGGCTTCTTCAAAGAGACCCCGCAGATGCTCCACACTCCTCATTTTCAGTTGCCAGCGGGGGGGATTCCAGTCTCAGTGGCCCTATTTCTTTCGGCATGCAACTTGTTACTGATAACGAATTGCTGAAACACAGCTTGCTGCAGTCCCCCACTGAACTGTGGCTCTGCTCAGCTCAGTGCTCTTCCCGACCAAGGGAATGACCTGAAACAGCCACTTTGGAGGGGCTGACCTCCCAGCAGAGCCACAGGAACACCTGGAGCTCCAACAGCTCTGTCCTGAGAGTCTGTGGTGGTGTTGCTGCACACGGAGAAGTTCTCTGCTCCCACCCCCCAAGGAGGGCTGTCAGGAACCTCTATCTTTCTTGAAAATcgtggttttgttgtgttgtggGTGGTTTTTAAGAGGTCCTGGCAACTAGCAGTGAATTGCAACAGGGACAACAAGAAGCGTTTCCACGTTGAAGCTGTTTATTGCATTAGATAAATACATTTGCAACAAGTTTGAATTATTTCCTCTGAGTGCAATTGCTGGTAGTATGGcataatgattaaaaaagaaccaaaattaGCAGAGGCACTTGTTGCATGCAGCTGAAATGACTACCAAGCCCAGCGATGCAGCCCCTGCTGAGACAGACCTTCCACTGGCCGCGAGAGCAGCTTTCTCGGTGTCGGGCAGGAGCTGCAGTTTCCCGCCTCGGGTGGGCAAGTCCCAGCTCTGAATGCAAGCAGGATAACATTTCTGCTTTTGGCACGATGTTTAGTATTGCTTTGGGTTAGAGTGGTGAGGTTGTGTGATTGTAACCACTGGGGGAAGGCAGAAATCAGAATGCGTTTACATCATCTGTATAAAAACAATTGTATTGACTTTTACACAGTCATGTAAAAAGATTGGACATGAATATGTAGATGCTTATGGAGATCTTTTGTCAGCAGAAGGATGGACTTGACAGGCTATGCTAGGAAGATAAGTacctttttattagaaaatagagCTACCCATAGGGATCTTTCCTTTAGGATCTTCAGGAAAATCCATAAAATGGCTTGTACAGCTGGACACAGTGGAAAAAAGACATGGCAAACATTCTTGCAAAGCAAACTTGTTAATTTGCTTCCCCAGCATTTGTGACCCTTTGCGCTCACACAGGCTTCGCTCCTGCAGGGGCTGTGCtctgctgtccctgccctgcCAAGGACACAGCACGTGACTGACCCTGCTCTCTGTGTAGTCTGGCTCAGAGGCTTAAACACGTGCGTAAGTCCTAAGCTGAACAGGGGGGCTTATCGGTGACGTGTGACAAAGGCAAAGATTTCTGCATGCAGAAAAACACTGAGTGGAGCATTAGCACTGGGAGGAGTGATGACAAGCTCTGGTCTTGCTCTGCATCAGCTGTGAACACAGCCAGGTGACTGGCAAACTGAAAGCACCTCTAGCCtggaaatagttttattttgtggggttttttttgtttgtttgtttattctgtaAGTAACTCCACTAGTATAAAGGTGAGATATGAGATTTACCGACAAAAAAATGGGTTTGAAACTTTATCCTAGGGAACAGAAGCAATCTCCTTCGAGCCAAGGCATCCATTCCTATAGTACAGATAGATGCAATCGTGAAGGAGAGACCAATGCATTTGCTCAAAGTATGGTGAACATTAACATTCACACTTGAAAAGGTCCTGTTACTGGTGGTTAACTGGCTAGCAGAAGCTGGGGCTAAATAACAGCCTGATGAGCAATCTGCGGTGGGCAACTGAAGGAGTGGAGAGATCTCTTGGTAGAGAATAGCAGAATTAAAGCTAATCCTCAAATCTCCTGCCTCCTGAATGGGATCTTCTACAACAGAGATCAGCAAAAATTGCAGTGCAAAAGATCCATGCAAAAATCTCCACGTGCCTCATAGCCTGCTATTTTGGGAACTCTGTAATCAGTGCTGAGCACCTCACATCCAGACTGTCCTCAGAAATCAGTGGAATATGTAACAAAGCCAGGTGCCATTTGGTGTGACTCAAAATGCTGCAATACTTATGAGGGAGTAAGCGGAGATCTGGACAAGTCCTCTGCCTGGGGAGAACTTCCCTCACTCTATACTGAGATTCAGATCTATCTTCCCCATTAGCTTCACAAGGAAGAATTGTAaattagtatatttttttttctgtatccttGTTTGGGGTTCCCCAAGGGCTTTCTGGTATTATGAGACAGACTTGTTTTCAATGTGAGACAGGTTAGTATTGCTGTACCCATTTCACCGATGAGTAGACCGAGGCACATAAAGAAGTGACTTGTGTGATCATTGGAGCTGAGAATAGTAATCTTCAAAGTCTACATCCTGATTCCTTGTCCCAGCCTTTGGCTCCACCTTTCCCACCCGCTGTGCATTGCCTCATGGCAACAATCTAGAGGTCAGGTAGGATGGTAGGGAAGAGGAGAAATAGTGAAAGGCCCTTCTTGCAAATCTGTGCTTTCAAGTCGTCTTTGCTCATGATGCTTGTTGTGGTTGCAGAACCTACTCAGTACCTCCTTACAATCCCTTAAGCCAAACATGTCACTAAAAAAGGCTGCTATGAGCAAAGCTTGAAATATTGGGGATAGAGGATGTCAGAATCCCTCAATCCCCTCTCTTCTAAAGGTAAATAGTAAATTTCTAAAACTTCCCTGTTCACTTATGCCTTCTTGCATAATGGCTGTCTTAATGAATTGGGAGAAGGAAATGTACAGCTATTCACTTTACAAATTTgtggaaaaattcttcttttaaaggtGCTGAATTTCTCCGAGGTAGAATGCATATTACGGTATGTTACTGTAACTGTTATGCTGAGGACTCTGGCTCAGTGACAAAGGTTGGAGCAATGTCTCCTTCCTTATTGTCTTTGCCATTCTATTTGTGTGTCATCCCGTTGAGGTGCACCTGAAACGAAAGATGGATGAAGTTGTGTGTGGAATCACTCTTTGAAAAATCACACCAAATTCTATGTAGTTGAAACCAGCAGTGTCCAAGCTCTGCTTTATGGACTTCTGGTGGCTACCAAGCTCATCTGGCTAATCCATGGGCCTGCGGCAGATGATAAAATGCGTAGTGCTTGCTTAAGTAGGACACAGCAAAATGGTGCTACAGGGTCAACAGCAGTCCATGACCCCCTTGGGACCTGTAGTCTGGGTTCTTCTGTGTCCTGATCACTGGAAATATGATTGCAGTGGGGTAGGGACCGTATGTGCAGAATCAAGGAAATTTGGAATAAATCTGCTCGTATAACCCAATGTAACCAGAGGTGATTTAATGTTTCTACTTAGTGATGctctgggataaaaaaaaaattataaaatttgagCCTTTTTTGAAACACAAATATAACAGCTGAGGAAGATATTTGAAGCAATCTATTTCCAGGAAAGACAAAATGTTCTTGTTGCTTTTCCAAATTCTGATGTTACCCTGGATTTGTGGGAGATAGTGAGGGGAGGACAAACCGTGTGAGACCAAGAGTTATATTAGGAAAAGTCTGGACAGTCTTGTGCTACTTGAGTTACAATGATAACTGATTTCAGTAAAATAAGGGTTGCTGCATAGTATTAAACTGTGCTGCCAGAATGGCTTGCTGATATCCTGATCTGTTGAGCAAGAATCATTTACACTATGTGCTCTTGGATATATTGCTGTTGCCTGGCGTATCTGGAAATGGCTGTTTGTGTTTCCTGGTAGGAAAAGGCCTCCTGGATTGCAGCATTTTATGGCTCTGTCTAGTGTAGTCCTTTCAGTCATCGAGATGCTGCTCCTCCCATGTGGATGTAGGGATGGCACTGTAAGGGTCCATGATGACTTTTGCACAGCGAATAATCATCACAATCaagaagaggcagaggaagacGATACATGCTAAGGTCAGTCCCTTGTCCACATCAACATAGACAGGCTCTGGGGTTGGTCCCTCCATTGCTTATGCTGCTCTTCATCTGGGTTTATATTTGCTCCTAACATCATCAACCACCTGCAAAACAAGCACAGTGTCAGGCACAAGTGATTCCTGCTCCTGAGTATGGGGAAACTCAGGGGTAGAACTGGAAACAGAAAATCTCTGTGATATATTCTTGTTGGGAAATAAACCTGCTGGAAATGTCATAGCTTGGAGTAACTGAGAGAGCTGTGAACAGGAGAAACCTCATCTCCACCTTAATTTAGCCCATGAATGCTTCTTGCTAAAATACTAGGCAATAAAGAGGGAAgttaacaaagaaaagagaagcagtggTGAATGAACACTATCCACTTGAAATATCATGTCTTAAAAGAGGGACAGACACTGCTCTTGTCTCAGCATTTCCcaatcacaaaaatatttcctctcctcTGCTAGTGTGAGAGAGCAGACAAATGGCAGAGCAGACTGTTTCTATCCCAATTTTCCTCTCTGTCCAAACATTCCCTGTCTCTTATTGGCACAAAGCAAAGTGAAAATTATGCATACTTATTTTCTATAACATTTAATCTCTGGTGCTCACAGGTTCTCCAGGCAATAGAAGATTTTTAGGAGCAATATAATTTTTAAGTGGGTGTTTTATCATCCAAAGAGGTACAGGGAACTATGCGATTAGTACAAGGATTATTTTATGTGCTGCAGATGTCTGCATAGCTGAAGGTCTCTTCTGACCTCATCTGAATCCATAAGCAAAATGGCTTCAGCAGAAATGGTCTCCCTTCTGCCTCTGCAAGTTTGCCTCTGGATAGCTCATCAGCTGCTAACACCAAATTACTTTGTACGATGATGGTGAAGGAGAGGAACTGACCTGACTCATGGAACTGAGTCACTGCCCAGGGATGGGGGAAACTTTTCCTGACATCCACCTTGGGTTAAGGTGGGAAGTAGAGGTGTTGCAGGTTACTACTGTAAAAGAACTGGAATATGGAATGCCTCCTTAAAACAAGCAACAACAAAAGTCATTCACATCAAATGCAATAATCAGTCTGAGAACCAATCCCTGCTTCATTTGGAGATAAGAGATGGGAGAGAGAAGATACTGAGCCATAGGGATAATTGAGTGAAACTTGGCTATCAAGTGGGCAAGTTGCTCTCTATAGCTGCATTAATGCAGTGAGGAAATCCCAGGTACAGATTCTGTCTCCACAGCCAAGCTTGCCTGGTTACATTTCCAGTGAGCTGATGCTGCCGGCAGGGCTATTCCAGCGGCGACTCGCGTCTGGCTGGAGCATCATGTTCTTGCAGTGTCATGTTGTGCCAGCTGCGAGGGGTGTCCCAGTGACTCCGGAACTCTTATGCCCTGAGAATTTTTCTCAGGGTGAACTGAGGttctttggttttaaaagttCACAGTTCCTTCTCTGTTTAATAATTTACTCTTTTTCAAGTTGTTTTCCAATTTCACCACCTCCTAGATCCTACAAGGCAAGTATAAATCAGCCGGGCTCTCTAGTCTATTTTAAGCACAAGGAcagcagatatttttaatttcctgaaagcACAGAAGTTACTGCAACAGCCAGTCCTGCAGCAGGGAGATGAAAGAGAAACTGATGACACAAAGTGAATTAAATCAAGCAGACATCATAGGTATTTACCAGTCAGTGTTAGGATGGACCAGCAAGTTTGGGGTCATGATGAAATCACTGAGGAATGAGGTCTTGTAATGCTCACCTGGCCTGATCAGAGAAGACAGTCTTTCCCAGAAGACCCTATTACCACCCTATTTCACCAGCCAAGAGATCTTGCATCACAGGTTATAACTTTATTTAGTGAAGAAGAGTCAAGACATTGTCAGCAAGGCTGAGTATTAAGTGtggatactgattttttttgtggagcagaaggaaaaaaaaaaagttatcaaaacTATTAATGTAGCCCCATCTTTCGTGAAGTGCTCTTGTGGAGGTCCAACAAGGATGGGTCTGATTTTTCCCTCCTGACAT includes:
- the CTXND1 gene encoding cortexin domain-containing 1 protein — its product is MEGPTPEPVYVDVDKGLTLACIVFLCLFLIVMIIRCAKVIMDPYSAIPTSTWEEQHLDD